The Polymorphobacter megasporae genome window below encodes:
- a CDS encoding carboxymuconolactone decarboxylase family protein codes for MRLPLIAPADLSPEQKPLYDDMRKGIASNFNAFKVEREDGALMGPWNPWLHEPVIGKAIWDLTLAMTAQAVLPDNVRQIVILVVGARFDAAYELYAHIAVAERDGMAAERLATITADLKPTDLSPEESIAFDLAFTLVRGGTLPEPIYALALKTFGQHALNEMIYLVGLYSLVSTTLNGFNVPVPERE; via the coding sequence ATGCGCTTGCCCTTGATCGCCCCCGCCGACCTGTCGCCCGAGCAGAAGCCGCTCTACGACGACATGCGCAAAGGTATCGCCAGCAACTTCAATGCGTTCAAGGTCGAACGTGAAGACGGCGCGCTGATGGGTCCATGGAACCCGTGGCTCCACGAACCCGTGATCGGCAAGGCGATCTGGGACCTGACGCTGGCGATGACCGCGCAGGCGGTGCTTCCCGACAACGTCCGCCAGATCGTCATCCTCGTCGTCGGCGCGCGATTCGACGCGGCGTACGAGCTCTACGCGCACATTGCGGTCGCCGAACGTGACGGCATGGCTGCCGAACGCCTTGCGACGATCACCGCCGACCTCAAGCCGACCGACCTGTCGCCCGAGGAGAGCATCGCCTTCGACCTCGCCTTCACGCTCGTTCGCGGCGGCACCCTGCCCGAGCCGATCTATGCGCTCGCGCTCAAGACCTTCGGCCAGCACGCGTTGAACGAGATGATCTATCTCGTCGGCCTCTACAGCCTCGTCTCGACGACGCTCAACGGCTTCAACGTCCCCGTCCCCGAGCGTGAATAG
- a CDS encoding DUF3734 domain-containing protein encodes MNSPVASRDTARPNGTPFESVALLLQGGGALGAYQAGVYEALVGHGIRPTWIAGISIGAINSAIIAGNDAAEGIAKLRGFWEFVSDAGDGGMSHFWSGLMSGDVARGLVNQIAAGQIMTNGVPGFFKPRFPPPYLSPNGSLAATSWYDTAALRSTLERFVDFDRINAKETRFSVGAVNVRTGNFAYFDNATDTICPEHIMASGALPPAFPAIEIDGEFYWDGGMVSNTPLDWVLSSRSDLDTLVLQVDLWSARGDLPRDLSEVAVRMKEVQFSSRTRAATDSFRAAQKLRAVFNELLAKLPPELAESAEAKILTGASDPAVFNIVQLIYRSPTYEGQSKDYEFSRRTMEEHWAAGLRDATHTLAHPEVLTPPTDAHGVDVYDFTSHD; translated from the coding sequence GTGAATAGCCCCGTCGCGTCGCGCGACACAGCACGTCCCAACGGCACGCCATTCGAGAGCGTCGCACTTCTCCTCCAGGGCGGCGGCGCGCTCGGTGCATATCAGGCCGGGGTATATGAGGCGCTCGTCGGCCACGGTATCCGCCCGACTTGGATCGCGGGCATCTCGATCGGCGCGATCAACTCGGCGATCATCGCCGGGAACGACGCCGCCGAGGGCATCGCCAAATTGCGTGGCTTTTGGGAATTCGTCAGCGATGCCGGGGACGGCGGCATGAGCCACTTCTGGTCGGGCCTGATGTCGGGCGATGTCGCGCGCGGGTTGGTCAACCAGATTGCGGCTGGCCAGATCATGACCAATGGCGTGCCGGGGTTCTTCAAGCCGCGCTTCCCGCCGCCATACCTCTCCCCGAACGGATCGCTCGCCGCGACGAGCTGGTACGACACCGCCGCTCTGCGATCGACGCTCGAGCGCTTCGTCGATTTCGACCGGATCAATGCGAAGGAAACGCGCTTCTCGGTCGGCGCGGTCAACGTCCGCACCGGCAACTTCGCCTATTTCGACAACGCGACCGATACGATCTGTCCCGAACACATCATGGCATCGGGAGCGCTGCCGCCCGCCTTTCCGGCGATCGAGATCGACGGCGAGTTCTACTGGGACGGCGGCATGGTCTCGAACACCCCGCTCGACTGGGTGCTGTCGTCGCGCTCCGACCTCGACACGCTCGTCCTCCAAGTCGACCTGTGGAGCGCGCGCGGCGACCTGCCGCGCGATCTCAGTGAAGTCGCGGTGCGCATGAAGGAAGTCCAGTTCTCGAGCCGCACCCGGGCCGCCACCGACTCGTTTCGCGCGGCGCAGAAACTCCGTGCGGTGTTCAACGAGCTACTCGCCAAGCTGCCGCCCGAACTCGCCGAAAGTGCCGAGGCGAAGATCCTGACCGGGGCGTCGGACCCCGCGGTGTTCAACATCGTTCAGCTGATCTACCGCTCGCCGACCTACGAGGGCCAGTCGAAGGACTATGAGTTCTCGCGGCGGACGATGGAGGAGCATTGGGCGGCGGGGCTGCGCGACGCCACGCACACCCTCGCCCACCCCGAGGTTCTGACCCCGCCGACCGACGCGCACGGCGTCGACGTCTATGATTTCACGAGCCACGATTGA
- a CDS encoding 3-hydroxybutyrate dehydrogenase, translating into MMLTDKVAVITGAASGIGKDIAKVYLAAGAKVAIADLNIDAANATALEFDPSGERAMGVAMDVTHEDQVDAGIEAVVAKFGGIDILVSNAGIQIVAPVVDYSFANWKKMLAIHLDGAFLTTKACLKHMYAQGRGGSVIYMGSVHSKEASKLKSAYVTAKHGLVGLAKVVAKEGAEHHVRANVICPGFVRTPLVEKQIPEQAKELGISEDDVVKKVMLAETVDGEFTTVDDVAQVALFLAGFPSNALTGQSIVVSHGWFMQ; encoded by the coding sequence ATGATGCTCACCGACAAGGTCGCCGTCATCACCGGAGCCGCCAGCGGCATCGGCAAGGACATCGCCAAGGTCTATCTCGCCGCCGGCGCCAAGGTCGCGATCGCCGACCTCAACATCGACGCCGCCAACGCCACAGCGCTCGAATTCGACCCGAGCGGCGAGCGCGCGATGGGTGTCGCGATGGACGTCACGCACGAAGACCAGGTCGACGCCGGGATCGAAGCGGTCGTCGCCAAATTCGGCGGGATCGACATCTTGGTGTCGAACGCCGGGATCCAGATCGTCGCGCCGGTCGTCGACTACAGCTTCGCCAACTGGAAGAAGATGCTCGCGATCCACCTCGACGGCGCGTTCCTGACGACCAAGGCGTGCCTCAAGCACATGTACGCGCAGGGGCGCGGCGGCAGCGTCATCTACATGGGCTCGGTCCACAGCAAGGAAGCGTCGAAGCTCAAGTCGGCTTACGTCACCGCGAAGCACGGGCTGGTCGGCCTCGCCAAGGTCGTCGCCAAGGAAGGCGCCGAGCACCACGTCCGCGCCAACGTCATCTGCCCCGGCTTCGTCCGCACCCCGCTTGTCGAGAAGCAGATTCCCGAGCAGGCCAAGGAACTCGGGATTTCCGAGGACGACGTCGTCAAGAAGGTCATGCTCGCCGAAACCGTCGACGGCGAGTTCACCACCGTCGACGATGTCGCCCAGGTCGCGCTGTTCCTCGCCGGCTTCCCGTCGAACGCGCTGACCGGGCAGAGCATCGTCGTCAGCCACGGCTGGTTCATGCAATAG
- a CDS encoding acyltransferase family protein, which translates to MAIERQSFGSIQAGRGVAALLVVLFHASAKVFAKSDYWDTTILGGFFNFGHAGVDFFFVLSGFIIAHVHAADIGAPARLSNFVRSRLLRIYPVYWFILIGVIALSLLPFGLNSSVHLTPQMVISAFVLVGPVDSPTVLAVAWTLFHEIAFYIAFGIAIASPRAGIVVAGAWVAGILASALGYPFLLPYLGDSINLLFLFGVGTWWLSKHHPRTLPVVLAWVGTAGFLALGMENVFAPVFSYAARHLLFGAASAIIIGALVAQEGRRPIKVSPVLLTLGAASYSIYLTHFPVLGFVAKTHAIAAVRALPVALAFVLVVALTVLAGVAFHFLVEKPLTRATGRWWPRGGARSGSGATPLGRP; encoded by the coding sequence GTGGCGATCGAGCGACAGTCCTTCGGATCGATCCAAGCCGGCCGGGGCGTCGCTGCTTTGTTGGTCGTCCTGTTCCACGCTAGTGCCAAGGTCTTCGCCAAAAGTGATTATTGGGACACCACTATCCTCGGCGGATTTTTCAACTTCGGCCACGCGGGGGTCGATTTCTTTTTTGTTCTCAGCGGCTTCATCATTGCGCACGTCCATGCCGCGGACATCGGTGCGCCAGCCCGCCTGTCGAACTTCGTGCGCAGCCGCCTGCTTCGGATCTACCCGGTCTATTGGTTCATCCTGATCGGGGTCATTGCGCTCAGCCTGTTACCGTTCGGACTGAACTCGAGTGTCCACCTGACACCGCAGATGGTCATCAGCGCCTTTGTGCTCGTCGGCCCGGTCGATTCCCCGACGGTCCTTGCCGTCGCATGGACGCTGTTCCACGAAATCGCCTTCTATATCGCGTTCGGGATCGCGATCGCCTCACCGCGCGCCGGCATCGTGGTCGCCGGTGCGTGGGTTGCCGGTATCCTCGCGTCGGCGCTCGGCTATCCATTCCTGCTGCCGTATCTCGGGGACTCGATCAACCTGCTGTTCCTGTTCGGGGTCGGCACGTGGTGGTTGTCCAAGCACCATCCGCGGACGTTGCCGGTCGTGCTCGCGTGGGTCGGCACGGCCGGATTTTTGGCGCTGGGAATGGAAAACGTCTTCGCGCCCGTCTTTTCATACGCCGCCCGGCACCTGCTGTTCGGCGCGGCGAGCGCCATCATTATCGGCGCACTCGTGGCCCAGGAGGGCAGGCGGCCGATCAAAGTGTCGCCGGTGCTGCTGACCCTCGGGGCCGCGTCCTACTCGATCTATCTCACTCATTTTCCGGTTCTGGGATTTGTCGCGAAGACACACGCGATCGCCGCGGTGCGTGCGCTGCCCGTCGCACTGGCGTTTGTGCTGGTCGTCGCCCTGACGGTGCTGGCCGGTGTGGCGTTCCACTTCCTTGTCGAAAAGCCGCTTACGCGGGCCACCGGACGATGGTGGCCGCGCGGCGGTGCACGCAGCGGATCGGGAGCTACGCCGCTCGGTCGTCCGTAG
- a CDS encoding PAS domain S-box protein, whose protein sequence is MAEASFKSLRETAGLRHLRQIIVGLDEGVVLIDPDQSLLWANDAALAMHGVEDIADLGATVDEYRSRFQLRYRNNHRVEADDYPIERVVAGDSFSEVVVEVTVAGDDSPRWVHQVRSLVLNDADEAEPACLVLIIQDVSARYAAEDRFEQSFNANPAPAVICRLNDLRFVKVNVGFLEMTGHQRDQVLCKTVYDIDVLREADRRDLAKERLSEGRTIPQMEAELELPGGGVKLVLVAGQPIDMGDQPCMLFTFADLEPRRKAEDALRHSEQRFTRTFQMAPIPMAIGARDGHLLCEVNASFTQMTGYSPTEIIGRPLGQVELWDSRESQHEIEEAIEAGHDLRGHEARIHARDGATIDCIVSTEAIRLGDDACVLWAFQDITRRKATELELVEAIEAVMKDTSWFSRSIMDKLARLRAPQPDVAGPGLDDLSGRERDVLALICRGCDDKTIARTLDVASNTVRNHVARIYAKIGVNRRIAAVAWARARGFDGEGVRHENSQQETAV, encoded by the coding sequence ATGGCCGAGGCGTCGTTCAAATCCCTGCGCGAGACGGCGGGTCTGCGTCATTTGCGGCAGATCATCGTCGGTCTTGACGAGGGCGTGGTCCTCATCGATCCCGACCAGAGCCTGCTTTGGGCGAACGACGCCGCCTTGGCCATGCACGGCGTCGAAGATATCGCCGATCTCGGCGCGACCGTCGACGAGTATCGCAGCCGCTTTCAGCTGCGTTACCGCAACAACCACCGGGTCGAAGCCGACGACTATCCGATCGAGCGTGTCGTTGCCGGTGATTCCTTCTCCGAGGTCGTCGTCGAGGTCACCGTTGCCGGCGACGACAGCCCGCGCTGGGTCCATCAGGTCCGCAGTCTCGTGCTCAACGATGCCGACGAGGCCGAGCCGGCGTGCCTCGTTCTGATCATCCAGGACGTATCCGCACGCTACGCGGCCGAGGATCGTTTCGAGCAGTCTTTCAATGCCAACCCGGCGCCGGCGGTGATCTGCCGCCTCAACGACTTGCGCTTCGTGAAGGTCAATGTCGGCTTTCTCGAGATGACCGGGCACCAGCGCGATCAGGTGCTGTGCAAGACCGTGTATGACATCGACGTCCTGCGCGAAGCGGACCGGCGCGACCTCGCCAAGGAGCGTCTGTCCGAAGGCAGGACGATCCCACAGATGGAAGCCGAGCTCGAACTGCCCGGCGGCGGCGTCAAGCTTGTCCTCGTTGCCGGGCAGCCGATCGACATGGGCGATCAGCCGTGCATGCTGTTCACTTTCGCCGATCTCGAACCACGCCGGAAGGCGGAAGACGCGTTGCGTCACAGCGAGCAGCGTTTCACCCGCACGTTTCAGATGGCGCCGATTCCCATGGCGATCGGGGCACGCGACGGGCACCTGCTGTGCGAGGTCAACGCCAGTTTCACCCAGATGACCGGCTATAGTCCGACCGAGATTATCGGCCGTCCGTTGGGACAGGTCGAGCTGTGGGACAGCAGAGAGAGTCAGCACGAGATCGAGGAGGCGATCGAGGCCGGTCACGATCTGCGCGGCCACGAGGCCCGCATTCATGCGCGTGATGGCGCGACGATCGACTGCATCGTGTCGACCGAGGCGATCCGGCTTGGCGACGATGCGTGCGTCCTATGGGCGTTCCAGGACATCACCCGGCGCAAGGCGACCGAACTCGAATTGGTCGAGGCGATCGAAGCGGTGATGAAAGACACAAGCTGGTTCAGCCGCTCGATCATGGACAAGCTCGCGCGGCTTCGCGCGCCTCAGCCGGATGTCGCCGGTCCTGGTCTCGATGATCTGAGCGGGCGCGAACGCGACGTGCTGGCGCTGATTTGCCGGGGCTGTGACGACAAGACGATCGCGCGGACGCTCGATGTCGCGAGCAACACGGTCCGCAACCACGTCGCGCGGATCTACGCCAAGATCGGCGTCAACCGGCGCATCGCCGCGGTTGCCTGGGCACGTGCGCGCGGTTTCGACGGTGAGGGCGTCCGGCACGAGAATAGCCAGCAGGAGACGGCAGTATGA
- a CDS encoding CsbD family protein, with translation MNDDEFHGGARYVGGKVEKAIGDVVDSRDWKVDGVVDQVAGGVQHSYGRAKSIVENVIDNAPELAAEARDRLKAAGERLAESAQNGARVAAQTVQEQPVLLALVSAAVGYGLARMIHGRRD, from the coding sequence ATGAACGACGATGAATTCCACGGCGGCGCGCGTTATGTCGGCGGCAAGGTCGAAAAGGCCATCGGCGATGTTGTCGATAGCCGTGACTGGAAGGTCGACGGCGTTGTCGATCAGGTCGCGGGCGGCGTCCAGCACAGCTATGGCCGCGCCAAGTCGATCGTCGAAAACGTGATCGATAACGCCCCGGAACTGGCGGCAGAGGCGCGCGACCGCCTGAAGGCGGCTGGCGAACGTCTCGCCGAGTCCGCACAGAACGGCGCGAGGGTCGCCGCGCAGACCGTGCAGGAGCAGCCCGTGTTGCTCGCGCTCGTCTCGGCAGCCGTCGGCTACGGTCTGGCCCGGATGATCCACGGACGTCGCGACTAA
- a CDS encoding S41 family peptidase, whose product MTVDGRTVGVISIGLIGAGAQPEFCRQAVAALHLAPGSPCDDGCQDRIDRLANARYTEAFAAQIMAVKAAGATALLVDIAGNGGGNEWADAAARMLTSKRLVSERMAFVRGAQWTKNLLALEAMLRRDAEGATGSDRTMLRSFADQAYAKAMVAATPCKSEPLLLGHKPNCTWLGAGFFVSGPLAAADPKALKDKPWAEDVFIPMKYPYEEGVWRGPLIVLIDGDTVSSAEEFAAVLQDSHAALIIGTVSAGAGCGHTDGGEPIKLRHSGATLAIPDCVYLRADGTNEVRGIVPNLLIGLRPSDSARRRSADVAGRLPEALQRVSAALPERAR is encoded by the coding sequence TTGACCGTCGACGGGCGCACGGTCGGCGTGATTTCGATCGGGCTGATCGGTGCCGGTGCTCAGCCGGAATTTTGCCGGCAGGCAGTCGCCGCGCTCCATCTGGCCCCCGGCAGTCCGTGCGACGATGGTTGCCAGGACCGCATCGATCGACTGGCCAATGCGCGCTACACCGAGGCGTTTGCCGCGCAGATCATGGCGGTCAAGGCTGCGGGTGCCACCGCGCTGCTCGTCGATATCGCGGGGAACGGCGGCGGCAACGAGTGGGCGGATGCCGCGGCGCGCATGCTGACATCGAAGCGTTTGGTGTCGGAACGGATGGCGTTCGTTCGCGGCGCACAGTGGACGAAGAATCTTCTCGCTCTCGAAGCAATGCTCCGGCGCGACGCGGAGGGCGCTACCGGTTCGGACCGGACGATGCTGAGGAGTTTCGCGGATCAGGCGTATGCCAAGGCGATGGTCGCGGCGACGCCCTGCAAATCGGAGCCGCTGTTACTCGGCCACAAGCCAAACTGCACGTGGCTCGGAGCGGGCTTCTTCGTCTCAGGTCCGCTTGCCGCGGCGGATCCGAAAGCGCTGAAGGACAAGCCGTGGGCGGAAGATGTCTTTATCCCCATGAAATACCCGTACGAGGAAGGTGTATGGCGCGGTCCCCTGATCGTCCTCATCGACGGTGATACCGTATCGTCTGCCGAAGAATTCGCCGCCGTGCTTCAGGACAGCCACGCCGCTTTGATCATCGGAACCGTATCGGCCGGCGCGGGATGCGGGCACACCGACGGCGGCGAACCGATCAAGCTTCGCCATTCCGGCGCGACGCTGGCGATCCCCGACTGCGTTTATCTGCGGGCAGACGGCACCAACGAAGTTCGCGGGATCGTGCCGAATCTCCTGATCGGGCTGAGGCCGTCCGACAGCGCACGGCGTCGTTCCGCCGACGTGGCCGGCCGCCTGCCGGAGGCCCTGCAGCGGGTATCGGCGGCATTGCCCGAACGCGCGCGCTGA
- a CDS encoding TetR/AcrR family transcriptional regulator translates to MSKIARNDNEDAVDRRSRILDGARAAFMRYGFERSSMADIAAGAGVSRTALYHYFPGKEDVLQAVVDELHARHLNAATEALERSETLASALAALIDAKFGRTLDLVTASPHGVELVDAGHRLTGPTIRDADGSFHALIVKALEHHGRTEDANAVADTLIAAARGLMRSGDSYVSKEKFDDRVHRIIAWTCK, encoded by the coding sequence ATGAGCAAGATTGCACGCAACGACAACGAGGATGCCGTCGATCGCCGCAGCCGTATCCTCGACGGCGCGCGCGCAGCCTTCATGCGCTACGGCTTCGAGCGGTCGAGCATGGCCGATATCGCTGCCGGAGCGGGCGTCTCGCGGACGGCACTCTATCACTATTTCCCGGGTAAGGAGGACGTCCTCCAGGCGGTCGTCGACGAGCTCCACGCGCGGCACCTGAATGCCGCGACCGAAGCGCTCGAACGCAGCGAGACGCTCGCTTCGGCGCTCGCCGCGCTTATCGACGCGAAGTTCGGACGTACGCTCGATCTGGTGACCGCAAGCCCCCACGGCGTCGAACTGGTCGACGCCGGCCATCGCCTCACCGGGCCGACGATCCGCGACGCCGACGGGTCGTTTCATGCGCTCATCGTCAAGGCGCTCGAGCATCATGGCCGAACGGAAGACGCGAATGCGGTGGCGGATACGCTGATCGCCGCAGCCAGGGGCCTGATGCGATCGGGCGATAGCTATGTCTCGAAAGAGAAGTTCGACGACCGCGTTCACCGCATAATAGCATGGACGTGCAAATGA
- a CDS encoding SDR family oxidoreductase, whose product MSNVLITGANSGFGLLTARKFAEAGHTVHAGYRAESRAGDLRALARDLPLVRPVQLDVTDQSLINTAIAEACATGPIDVLVNNAGFEVSCPVDALSDDVLQRQFDTNVFGVVRMIRAVAPEMRERKQGAIINLSSIVGWLTVPYGAAYAATKHAVESLSEGLWYELAPFGIRIAVVEPGVFPTPFHSNVVTAPEFDENSPHWANAERYRGAMRPTTDGVKSDPQEVADLVFEAATTATPKFRYAAGADARAFIPAYKSMEFEAFSQALLTRGGLADWAAPA is encoded by the coding sequence ATGTCGAACGTTCTCATCACCGGCGCGAACAGCGGCTTCGGCTTGTTGACAGCGCGCAAATTCGCCGAGGCCGGTCACACGGTTCATGCTGGCTATCGCGCGGAAAGCCGTGCCGGCGATCTTCGGGCACTGGCGCGCGACCTGCCCCTCGTCCGCCCCGTCCAGCTCGACGTGACCGACCAGAGCCTGATCAACACCGCAATCGCCGAGGCATGCGCAACCGGCCCGATCGACGTTCTCGTCAACAACGCGGGCTTCGAAGTATCCTGCCCGGTCGACGCGCTCTCCGACGATGTGTTGCAGCGGCAGTTCGATACCAATGTCTTCGGCGTTGTCCGCATGATCCGTGCCGTCGCGCCCGAAATGCGCGAACGCAAACAGGGCGCGATCATCAACCTCTCGTCGATCGTCGGCTGGCTCACCGTGCCCTATGGCGCGGCCTACGCCGCAACCAAGCACGCGGTCGAGTCGCTGTCCGAAGGATTATGGTACGAGCTCGCTCCGTTCGGCATCCGCATCGCGGTGGTGGAGCCCGGCGTCTTCCCGACACCCTTCCACAGCAATGTCGTGACGGCTCCCGAGTTCGACGAGAACTCGCCGCACTGGGCCAATGCCGAGCGGTATCGCGGCGCCATGCGGCCAACGACGGACGGGGTAAAATCTGATCCGCAGGAGGTCGCCGACCTCGTGTTCGAGGCGGCAACGACCGCCACGCCAAAGTTCCGCTACGCCGCCGGAGCCGACGCCCGCGCCTTCATCCCCGCCTATAAGAGCATGGAGTTCGAGGCCTTCAGCCAAGCGTTGCTGACCCGCGGGGGTCTAGCGGACTGGGCCGCCCCGGCCTGA
- a CDS encoding UrcA family protein — translation MPAAAQAPPASIALKLADLDLSRARDVRRLDLRIARAAADVCRPESTLDLTGTIAGVRCRRDTVSATKMQRDRAVAKFAKQPEFSSR, via the coding sequence ATGCCCGCAGCCGCGCAGGCACCGCCGGCCAGCATCGCCCTCAAGCTCGCGGACCTCGACCTGAGCCGCGCCCGCGATGTCCGGCGGCTCGATCTCAGGATCGCAAGAGCCGCCGCCGACGTCTGCCGTCCGGAATCGACGCTCGATCTGACCGGCACGATCGCCGGGGTCCGGTGTCGGCGGGACACGGTCTCGGCAACCAAAATGCAGCGCGATCGCGCCGTTGCCAAGTTCGCAAAACAACCGGAATTTAGTTCGCGCTGA
- a CDS encoding LysR substrate-binding domain-containing protein → MIEAMNNLDLNLLGALDALLSAGSVTGAARKLSLSSSAMSRTLTRLRTVTGDPLLVRAGRGLVPTPRAIEMRDVVHRLARDVRAVLAPQAGEIDIAQIDRIFTIRAGEGFVEMFSAPLVTAILASAPRARLRFAPKPDKNAEPLREGQIDLEIGVLGGFAPELRTRLIFRDRFVGAARAGHPVLANTVTPESYAACRHVAASRRGVFTGPVDDAFAELGLHRETVVVVPGFSDALRIARRSDLIALVPGSCFKSNDPGLDGISQFQLPVQTPEIAVLAMWHPRMDADPVHRWLRGTVIDVCHQVVAEG, encoded by the coding sequence ATGATCGAGGCCATGAACAATCTCGACCTCAATCTCCTCGGTGCCCTCGACGCATTGCTGTCGGCCGGCAGTGTTACCGGCGCAGCACGAAAGCTCAGTCTAAGCTCCTCCGCGATGAGTCGAACGTTGACGCGGCTCCGCACTGTGACGGGCGATCCGCTCCTCGTTCGCGCGGGACGCGGACTTGTTCCGACACCCAGAGCGATCGAGATGCGCGACGTGGTGCATCGTCTCGCGCGCGATGTCCGCGCCGTCCTGGCGCCTCAGGCCGGCGAGATCGATATTGCGCAGATCGACCGGATCTTCACGATCCGAGCAGGCGAAGGCTTTGTCGAGATGTTCTCAGCCCCGCTGGTGACGGCGATCCTCGCGTCCGCCCCGCGGGCGCGCCTGCGCTTTGCACCGAAGCCCGACAAGAATGCAGAGCCGCTGCGCGAGGGCCAGATCGATCTCGAGATCGGAGTGCTCGGCGGATTCGCCCCCGAGCTGCGCACACGTCTCATCTTTCGCGATCGGTTTGTCGGCGCGGCTCGGGCTGGGCATCCAGTGCTGGCGAACACTGTCACGCCGGAAAGTTATGCGGCGTGCCGGCATGTCGCGGCGTCGCGCCGCGGCGTATTCACCGGACCGGTCGACGACGCCTTTGCAGAGCTTGGTCTCCACCGGGAGACGGTGGTGGTGGTGCCGGGCTTTTCGGACGCCCTGCGGATTGCCCGCCGGTCGGACCTGATCGCGCTGGTGCCGGGCTCGTGCTTCAAAAGCAATGATCCGGGCCTCGACGGCATCAGCCAGTTTCAGCTTCCCGTCCAAACTCCGGAAATCGCCGTGCTGGCGATGTGGCACCCGCGCATGGACGCCGATCCGGTCCATCGATGGTTGCGCGGAACCGTGATCGACGTCTGTCACCAGGTCGTGGCGGAGGGCTGA
- a CDS encoding glycoside hydrolase family 47 protein, whose protein sequence is MLIDRRMILASAGALVGTTAVTAGVTDTDPSWHALAEDVKAQMAWSWDLYRQHAWGKDEIKPITGIFSSFPLKTHHLGLSLIEALDTLWVMGLDSRFEDGVDWVKTHFDPNVDGEVSVFETSIRLVGGLLSAHHACGDPVLLAKARDLADRLLPAFATPTGMPYRFVNLQTGVAREAISSPADIATYLPEWGMLSRLTGDPRYAAVARKAMVAVFERRSKLDLVATKIDVLTGEWRSRQATVGSYCDSFFEYLWDSWQLFGDAECKRMYDVCTAAILKHQQVWKNSDLWFADVDFETGAVVSTEQDELASFYGGLLGQGGALKQGAAYTESWAKVQARYGVLPEGYDYATAAPTQHGNALRPELADSAFTLWLLDRDPRWRDIGRAHFEAMKRWNKARYGYTDLADVTTEPKRQADHCPGYWWSEQMKYYYLLFSDTPRFDYEHNYLSTEGNVLVGLRRQTP, encoded by the coding sequence ATGCTGATCGATCGGCGGATGATACTGGCAAGCGCCGGCGCGCTCGTCGGCACGACAGCGGTAACCGCCGGCGTAACCGACACCGACCCAAGTTGGCATGCGCTCGCGGAGGACGTGAAGGCGCAGATGGCGTGGTCGTGGGATCTTTACCGGCAGCATGCCTGGGGCAAGGACGAGATCAAGCCGATCACCGGCATCTTCTCCAGCTTTCCGCTCAAGACGCATCATCTCGGCCTCAGCCTGATCGAAGCGCTCGACACGCTGTGGGTGATGGGTCTCGACAGCCGCTTCGAGGATGGCGTCGACTGGGTGAAGACCCACTTCGACCCCAACGTCGACGGCGAGGTTTCGGTGTTCGAAACGTCGATACGTCTCGTTGGCGGACTGCTGTCGGCTCACCACGCGTGTGGCGATCCGGTGCTCCTCGCCAAGGCGCGGGATCTGGCGGACCGGCTGCTCCCTGCCTTCGCGACGCCGACCGGGATGCCGTATCGGTTCGTCAACCTCCAAACCGGCGTGGCACGCGAAGCCATCTCCAGCCCCGCCGATATCGCCACGTATCTGCCCGAATGGGGAATGCTCAGCCGGCTGACCGGCGATCCGCGCTACGCTGCGGTCGCGCGGAAGGCGATGGTCGCGGTATTCGAACGCCGCTCGAAGCTCGACCTCGTGGCGACGAAGATCGACGTGCTGACCGGCGAATGGCGATCACGCCAGGCAACCGTCGGCTCATACTGCGACAGCTTCTTCGAGTATCTGTGGGACAGCTGGCAGTTGTTCGGCGATGCCGAGTGCAAGCGGATGTACGACGTCTGCACCGCAGCGATCCTGAAGCACCAGCAGGTCTGGAAGAATAGCGACCTGTGGTTTGCCGACGTCGACTTCGAAACTGGCGCGGTCGTCAGCACCGAACAAGATGAACTCGCCTCTTTCTATGGCGGCCTGCTCGGGCAGGGCGGCGCGCTTAAGCAGGGCGCGGCCTACACCGAAAGCTGGGCCAAGGTGCAGGCTCGCTACGGCGTCCTGCCCGAAGGCTATGACTATGCGACAGCCGCGCCGACCCAGCACGGCAACGCGCTCCGCCCCGAACTAGCCGACTCGGCGTTCACATTATGGCTGCTCGATCGCGATCCGCGCTGGCGCGACATCGGCCGGGCACACTTCGAGGCGATGAAGCGCTGGAACAAGGCTCGATACGGCTATACCGACCTTGCCGACGTGACGACCGAGCCCAAGCGTCAGGCCGATCATTGCCCCGGTTACTGGTGGTCCGAGCAGATGAAATACTATTACCTGCTATTTTCGGACACGCCGCGTTTTGATTATGAGCACAATTATTTGTCGACCGAAGGCAACGTGCTGGTGGGGCTGCGGCGTCAAACTCCATGA